Proteins encoded together in one Desulfovibrio sp. window:
- a CDS encoding aminotransferase class I/II-fold pyridoxal phosphate-dependent enzyme, with the protein MHKFARMERLPPYVFAVVTELKMQMRRQGVDIVDLGMGNPDIPTPKHIVDKLIEASQKGVNHRYSASKGIPGLRLAMANWYLRRFGVELDADSEVVVTMGAKEGLAHLALVMLQPGDVVFATDPAYPIHPYASVISGADVRRIPLGKGRDFFDDLLTATKQTWPQPKLLIISYPQNPTAEVVDVDFFDKIVAFCKEHNMLVIHDFAYADLCFDGYKAPSFLQAKGAKDVGVEFFSLSKSYSMAGWRVGFCCGNKDMVYALTRIKSYLDYGIFQPIQIAAAVALNGPQDCVQEICDVYKDRRDALIEGLHRAGWDVPPPKATMFVWAQIPEEFRKMGSVEFSKMLLREGHVAVSPGLGFGHFGDDHVRFALVENRHRINQAVRGIKKALSGGA; encoded by the coding sequence ATGCACAAGTTCGCGCGCATGGAGCGCCTGCCTCCCTACGTTTTCGCCGTGGTCACTGAGCTGAAGATGCAGATGCGCCGCCAAGGCGTGGACATCGTCGACCTCGGCATGGGCAATCCCGACATCCCAACGCCCAAGCACATCGTGGACAAGCTCATCGAGGCATCCCAGAAGGGCGTCAACCACCGCTACTCAGCATCCAAGGGCATCCCCGGGCTTCGCCTGGCCATGGCCAACTGGTACCTGCGCCGCTTCGGCGTGGAGCTTGACGCGGACTCCGAAGTGGTGGTCACCATGGGCGCCAAAGAGGGCCTTGCCCACCTGGCTCTGGTGATGCTCCAGCCCGGCGACGTCGTCTTCGCCACGGACCCGGCCTATCCTATTCACCCTTACGCCTCGGTGATCTCCGGTGCAGACGTGCGCCGTATTCCGCTTGGCAAAGGGCGTGACTTCTTCGACGATCTGCTCACAGCCACCAAGCAGACATGGCCCCAGCCGAAGCTGCTCATCATAAGCTATCCGCAGAACCCCACCGCCGAAGTGGTGGACGTCGACTTCTTCGACAAGATCGTGGCCTTCTGCAAAGAGCACAACATGCTCGTTATCCACGACTTCGCCTACGCCGACCTCTGCTTCGACGGCTACAAGGCCCCGAGCTTCCTCCAGGCCAAAGGCGCCAAGGATGTGGGCGTGGAGTTCTTCAGCCTGTCCAAGAGCTATTCCATGGCCGGCTGGCGCGTGGGCTTTTGCTGCGGCAACAAGGACATGGTCTACGCCCTGACCCGCATCAAAAGCTACCTGGACTACGGCATCTTCCAGCCCATCCAGATCGCGGCCGCCGTGGCCCTGAACGGCCCGCAGGACTGCGTCCAGGAGATCTGCGACGTCTACAAGGACCGCCGGGACGCCCTTATCGAGGGTCTGCACCGGGCCGGATGGGACGTCCCCCCGCCCAAGGCCACCATGTTCGTCTGGGCCCAGATTCCCGAAGAGTTTCGCAAGATGGGCTCGGTTGAGTTCTCCAAGATGCTTCTGAGGGAAGGGCACGTGGCCGTATCCCCGGGCCTGGGCTTCGGCCACTTCGGTGACGACCACGTCCGTTTCGCCCTGGTGGAGAACCGCCACCGCATCAATCAGGCTGTGCGCGGCATCAAAAAGGCCCTTTCGGGGGGCGCGTGA
- a CDS encoding homoserine dehydrogenase, translating into MSPAPVRLGLAGFGTVGQGLASILAESGDWVERRLGRPVVFSAVAVRDPAKKRPVPVPAGARLVSAPLELATAEDVDIVVELMGGLNAAYELIRLALASGKHVVTANKHLLAEKGEELFALAAQKGVGLYYEASVCGGIPIVQTLKESLAGNHILAVTGILNGTSNFILSRMTRKGLSYEDALKKAQKKGFAEADPTLDVEGLDAAHKLILLIRLAYGQGYPLSALPVTGITRVTPLDIAYAREFGCEVKLIGQAKLVDGKIMAAVHPMLLSKTYLLAQVHGAFNAVRVVGDAVGAVMLYGQGAGGRPTGSAVLADIMDLARDGSAPNNTGFPEKILPPARLLPADEEVSRRYFRFTVEDKPGVLAAIAKVLGDAGISIYQVVQKVDPDAQDESIVPIVFMTHQARQRDVKAALEKIRAFPFVKAEPMHLRVL; encoded by the coding sequence GTGAGTCCCGCCCCCGTCCGCCTGGGCCTGGCCGGTTTCGGCACTGTGGGCCAGGGCCTGGCCTCCATCCTGGCCGAAAGCGGCGACTGGGTCGAACGCCGCCTGGGCAGGCCCGTGGTCTTCTCGGCCGTGGCCGTGCGCGACCCGGCAAAAAAACGCCCGGTCCCGGTACCTGCCGGGGCTCGTCTCGTAAGCGCTCCACTTGAGCTGGCCACTGCCGAGGATGTGGACATCGTGGTGGAGCTCATGGGGGGCTTGAACGCCGCCTACGAGCTCATCCGCCTGGCCCTCGCCTCGGGCAAGCACGTGGTCACGGCCAACAAGCACCTGCTGGCCGAAAAGGGCGAGGAACTCTTCGCCCTGGCCGCCCAGAAGGGAGTTGGCCTTTACTACGAGGCCAGCGTCTGCGGCGGCATCCCCATCGTCCAGACGCTCAAGGAATCCCTGGCAGGCAATCACATTCTGGCCGTCACCGGGATTCTCAACGGCACGTCGAACTTTATTCTTTCGCGCATGACCCGAAAGGGCCTCTCCTACGAGGACGCCCTCAAGAAAGCGCAGAAGAAGGGATTCGCCGAGGCCGACCCCACCCTGGACGTGGAAGGGCTCGACGCCGCCCACAAGCTCATCCTGCTCATCCGGCTGGCCTACGGGCAGGGCTATCCCTTGAGCGCATTGCCCGTCACCGGGATCACCCGGGTGACGCCCCTGGACATCGCCTATGCCCGGGAGTTCGGTTGCGAGGTGAAGCTCATCGGCCAGGCCAAGCTGGTGGATGGCAAAATAATGGCCGCGGTGCACCCCATGCTTTTGTCCAAGACCTATCTGCTGGCCCAGGTGCACGGCGCCTTCAACGCGGTGCGTGTGGTCGGCGACGCAGTGGGCGCGGTGATGCTCTATGGCCAGGGCGCGGGCGGCCGACCAACGGGCAGCGCGGTGCTGGCGGACATCATGGATCTGGCCCGCGACGGCTCAGCGCCCAACAACACCGGTTTCCCGGAAAAGATTCTCCCTCCGGCAAGGCTTCTTCCCGCTGACGAGGAAGTGAGCCGCAGGTACTTCCGCTTCACCGTGGAGGACAAACCCGGCGTGCTGGCCGCCATCGCCAAGGTTCTCGGCGACGCGGGCATTTCCATTTACCAGGTGGTGCAGAAGGTTGACCCTGACGCCCAGGACGAGTCCATCGTGCCCATCGTGTTCATGACTCATCAGGCCCGCCAGCGTGACGTGAAGGCGGCCCTGGAGAAGATCAGAGCCTTCCCGTTCGTGAAGGCCGAGCCCATGCACTTGAGGGTTTTGTAG
- the purT gene encoding formate-dependent phosphoribosylglycinamide formyltransferase: MTTIGTPLTSSATKLLLLGSGELGKEVAIEAQRLGVEVIAVDRYPNAPAMQVAHRSHVVSMLDAAALRRIIEEEKPDFVVPEIEAIATEELLALEAEGVTVVPTARAARLTMDREGIRRLAAEELNLKTSPYRFADAKDDFLAACQAVGFPCVIKPVMSSSGKGQSVARSLADAEASWEYAQTAGRAGAGRVIVEGFVEFDYEITLLTVRHAGGTSFCPPIGHRQEKGDYRESWQPHPMSERALAEAQRMAETVTAALGGRGIFGVELFVKGDQVIFSEVSPRPHDTGMVTLISQDLSEFALHVRAILGLPIPAIRQYGPAASRVILAEGDSTAPSYEIAPEALSEPDTAIRLFGKPEIHGMRRMGVALALGKDVDDAKSKAIRSASMVQVRL, encoded by the coding sequence ATGACGACTATCGGCACGCCCCTCACCTCGTCCGCAACCAAGCTCCTGTTGCTCGGTTCCGGCGAACTCGGCAAGGAAGTGGCCATCGAGGCCCAACGTCTGGGTGTCGAAGTCATCGCTGTGGACCGCTATCCCAATGCTCCGGCCATGCAGGTCGCTCATCGCTCTCATGTTGTGAGCATGTTGGACGCCGCCGCCCTGCGCCGCATTATCGAAGAGGAGAAGCCTGATTTCGTTGTGCCGGAGATTGAAGCCATCGCCACCGAGGAATTGCTGGCTCTCGAGGCCGAAGGAGTAACAGTGGTCCCGACGGCCAGGGCCGCCCGGCTGACAATGGACCGAGAGGGCATTCGCCGCTTGGCTGCCGAAGAGCTGAACCTTAAGACCTCCCCCTACCGTTTTGCCGATGCGAAGGATGATTTTCTGGCCGCCTGCCAGGCCGTGGGCTTTCCCTGCGTGATCAAGCCGGTCATGTCGTCTTCGGGCAAGGGCCAAAGCGTGGCCAGGAGCCTGGCCGACGCTGAAGCATCGTGGGAATACGCCCAGACAGCCGGACGCGCCGGAGCCGGGCGGGTCATCGTGGAAGGGTTCGTGGAGTTCGATTATGAAATCACGCTTCTAACCGTTCGGCACGCCGGGGGCACGAGCTTTTGCCCCCCCATCGGCCATCGGCAGGAGAAAGGGGACTACCGGGAGTCCTGGCAGCCCCACCCCATGAGCGAAAGAGCTCTGGCCGAGGCCCAGAGAATGGCGGAAACAGTCACCGCCGCCTTGGGCGGACGCGGCATCTTCGGCGTGGAGCTGTTCGTAAAGGGCGACCAGGTGATCTTCTCGGAGGTCTCACCCCGTCCCCACGACACGGGCATGGTCACCCTCATTTCCCAGGATCTGTCCGAATTCGCCCTGCATGTGCGGGCCATTCTCGGCCTGCCTATCCCGGCCATACGCCAATACGGACCAGCCGCTTCCCGCGTTATCCTGGCCGAGGGAGACTCGACCGCCCCCAGCTATGAGATTGCCCCGGAAGCTCTCTCCGAGCCGGACACGGCCATCCGGCTCTTTGGTAAACCAGAAATTCACGGCATGCGTCGCATGGGCGTGGCCCTGGCTTTGGGCAAGGACGTGGACGACGCCAAAAGCAAAGCCATCCGCTCAGCTTCGATGGTCCAGGTCCGGCTGTAA